In Mycolicibacterium gadium, the genomic window CACGGTGTCGTCGTCGACACCCATCCTGATGCGCACCGGCTTGTGCTCGGCGTGATCGATGGCGTTGGCGATCAGGTTGCGCAGGATGCGCTCGACCCGGCGCGGGTCGACCTCGGCGATGACGTCCTCGGTGGGCATGTCGACGATCAGCTCGATCTCGGCGTCCGCCGCCAGGTGGCCGACGTTGTCGAGCGCGCTCTGCACCGTCGCGCGCAGATCGACCGCCTCGACGCTCAGCTCGGCGACACCGGCGTCGTGGCGGGAGATTTCCAGCAGGTCGTTGAGCAGCGTCTCGAAGCGGTCGAGTTCGCTGACCATCAACTCTGTCGAACGACGCAGCGCCGGGTCGAGGTCGTCGCTGTGGTCGTGGATCAGGTCCGCGGCCATCCGGACCGTCGTGAGCGGGGTGCGCAGCTCGTGGCTGACGTCGGAGGTGAACCGCCGCTGCAGGTTGCCGAACTCTTCCAGTGAAGTGATCTGCCGGTGCAGGCTTTCGGCCATGTCGTTGAAGGACACGGCCAACCGCGCCATGTCGTCCTCGCCGCGCACCGGCATGCGTTCGGTCAGGTGCCCTTCGGCGAACCGCTCGGCGATCCGCGAGGCCGACCGCACCGGCAGCACGATTTGTCTGGCCACCACGAGCGCGATCACGGCCAGCAGGCCGAGCAGGACGACGCCTCCGGTGGCCATCGTGCCGCGCACCAGCGCGATGGTGGACTCCTCGTTGCTCAGCGGAAAGATCAGGTACAGCTCGAGATTCGCGACCGGCGACGAGGTCGGGCTGCCGATGATCAGTGCCGGGCCGGAGAAACCTTCGGTGTTGACGGCCGCGTACTGGTAGCTGACCTGGCCGGCCTTGACGAACTCGCGCAGCGCGTTGGGCACCTGCTGCACCGGACCCGCCGCGGTGGCGGCTCGGGGTCCGTCACCGGGCACGACGAGCACCGCGTCGAACGCGCCGGCGAGGCCGGGACCCGCGTCGGCGGTGCGGTCGATCAGGGTGTTACGGGCCAGCTGCAGGCTGCTGTCGAGCGAGCGCGTTTCCTCTCCGCCGACGATGCCGCTGACGGTGCCACGTGCCCGGTCGATCTCCTCGGTGGCGGCGCGTACCTTCACTTCGAGGATGCGATCGGTGATCTGGCTGGTCAACACGAAGCCCAGAGCCAGGATGACGGCCAGTGACAGGCCCAGCGTCAAGGTGACGACGCGCAGCTGCAGGGAGCGCCGCCAGGCGAGACCCATCGCTCGACCCAGCGCGCCCAATCCGCGTACAAGTGGTGCCGAACGCCGATGGATGCGCCTTCGCGAGCTCCAGATCACGGAGGTCCGGCCTTATACCCCACTCCTCGAACGGTCAGCACCACCTGCGGATTCTCCGGGTCTTTTTCGACCTTGGCCCGCAAACGCTGGACATGCACGTTCACCAAACGAGTGTCCGCCGGGTGTCGGTACCCCCACACCTGTTCGAGCAGCACATCTCGAGTAAACACCTGCCGCGGTTTGCGCGCCAACGCCACCAAGAGGTCGAACTCCAGCGGCGTCAGGGAGATCTGCTCACCCAGTCGGGTGACCTTGTGAGCAGGCACGTCGATGTCCACGTCGGCGATCGACAGCATCTCGGCGGGCTCATCCTCGTTGCGGCGAAGGCGGGCGCGCACGCGGGCGACGAGTTCCTTCGGTTTGAACGGCTTCATCACGTAGTCGTCGGCGCCGGACTCCAACCCGAGGACGACGTCGACCGTGTCGGTCTTGGCCGTCAGCATGACGATCGGCACCCCGGAGTCCGCGCGCAGAACGCGGCACACGTCGATGCCGTTCATGCCGGGCAACATCAGGTCGAGCAGCACCAGGTCGGGCCGCAGTTCGCGGACTGCGGTCAGCGCTTGGGTGCCGTCACCGATGACCGCGGTGTCGAAGCCCTCCCCGCGCAGCACGATGGTGAGCATCTCGGCGAGCGAAGGGTCGTCATCGACAACCAGAATCCTTTGCCTCATGGTGTCCATGGTGTCACCAAACCGCGATAAAACGCCGGTAGCAGAGGGGCGAGTCGGCTATTGAACCAGCTCTGCGGCTAGCTTCGCCGCGTCGACCTCCGGCGGGGCGACCTTCCACGGTCCACACCAATTCGCGGCGGCCAGCTCGGCGTAGACCTGCCCGGTGCGGCGCTGGAGGCCGTCGTCGCGCTCGTAGGCGTCCTTCGCGCGGTCGGCTTCCTCGCGGGCACGGTGGTCGGCGCGAGCGGCGGCGAGCTCGATCGGCACCGCCAGCAGGATCTGGGCGTCGGGCTTGGGCAGCTGGAGGCGGCCGTACTCGAGGTCGCGCACCCATTCGACGACCTCCCCGTCGGCTCCCTGGTGCAGCCGGGCCGCGCTGTAGGCCGCGTTGGATGCGACGTAGCGGTCGAGGATCACCACGTCGTAGGTGTCGGCGCGTCGAGCGATTTCGGCTTTGGCGCCGGCACGGTCGAGGGCGAACAGCACGGCCATCGCATGCACCGACTCGGCGAGGTCGCCGTGGGCGCCGTGCAGGGCCTCGGCGGCGAGGTCAGCGGTGATGGATTCGTGGTAGCGGGGAAAGGACAGAGTGGTGACGGTCTTTCGTGCCCCCTCGAACGCGGTACGCAGACCGTTGGTCAGTGTGCGCTTGCCGGCGCCGTCGACACCTTCGATCACGATGAGCACGCAGCGAGCGTAACGGTGAGTTTCGCCGGGGCCGGCGGTCTACACCGAAGACCCATCGGAGACGAGGAGAATGACGCGATGACAACGCACGCCGTCGGGACGCGCGAACAGTGGCGGGCCGCATATGAGCGACAGTTGGCCGACGAGAAGGAACTGACGCGTCGCGCGACCGAGCTTGCGCGGACACGGCAAGAACTGCCGTGGGTGCCGGTCGACAAGGAGTACGTGTTCGACACGACGACCGGGGAGCGCACGCTCGCCGAGTTGTTCGACGGCCGGTCGCAGTTGATCGTGCGGCACTTCATGCACGGGCCCAAGACGCCGGAGGGCTGCCCGGGGTGCACGTTCGAAACGGACAACCTGGTCGGCGCCGTGCAGCATCTGGCGCACCGGGATGTGACGTTTCTGCTCGCATCGCGCTCGCCGTTGCCGGTCCTCACCGCATACAAAGAGCGGATGGGCTGGGACGTGGAGTGGGTGTCGTCCGGTGGCAGCGACTTCGACGCGGATTTCTTCGAGCACATGTATGTTCCGACGCCCCGGCGCGATCCCGGCCCGGGTGGCGGCGGCATGCTCGACGTGATGGAGCTGATGGCATTGAGTTGCTTCGCCCTGCAGGACGGCACCGTCTTCCATACGTATTCGACCTACGATCGCGGCACCGAGGCGTTGAACGCCACGTGGCAGCTGCTCGACCGTGCGCCGAAGGGGCGCGGTGACGACTTCTCCCACTGGCCACGCAAGCGCGACGAGTACGACAACTAGCGGACGCTCAGAACTGGCCGCAGTTCGGCGTCGTCGGTAATCCATTGAACCGGTCGGCAATCCACTGCATCGCAGGCTCACCGTCGACCAACATCGGCAAACCGTGGTTGATCATCGCCTTGTTCAGGAACGGCGGTTGCTCGTTGGTGCGCGCCTCGATGTCTGCGCCCTGGGCGCACCAGTCGCGGCCCATTTGCATCGCCGGCGCCCACGGGACAAGCGGGTCGAATCGGTTGGAGTTGATGAGAACTGGCGCATTGGGCTTCATACGGCCCAGCTTCTGCTCGTCGAACAGCGACTTGAACGGCTCCTGCTCGACGAGCGCGAAGATGTCCTGATTGAAGTAGGGCTGCAGGTGCCGGAACATGAACTTCGTCAGCGTCTCCGCCACGCATTGGTCCTGCACCTTGAACAGCATGTCCGCGCCGCGCGGGGTCAGGGTCGCCCGGATGGCGGCCTCGTGCTCCGGGTAAGCCGTGATCACCCCATTGAGCGCATAACCCACTGCTCCTATCAGCATGCTGCCGTCGATGAACGGGAACAACGCCTTCAGGTCGGCGGGCGGCGCGCCGGCGTAGCTACCGACGATGTTGAGTTCTGGCGCGTACGAATCGGCCATCTCCGCGGCGGACGCCGCGGCTCCCCCGCCCTGCGAGTAGCCCCAGAAGGCCAGCGGTCCGTCGCGGGTTAGCGAGGTGCCAGGCAGATTCTTGGCGGCACGGGCCGCGTCGAGCATCGCGTGGCCCTGCGACACCCGATTCGCGTAGGTGTGCAGTCCCGGCGTGCCGAGGCCCTCGTAATCGGTCATCACGATCGCGAACCCTCGCGCCACCATCGTCGCGACGAACAACTCCTCGTAGTTGAACGCCAGATCCAGCCACGGCGACCAGTGGATGCCCTGATTGAACTGCCGCGACGGCGCGCATTGATCGCCCTGCCCCTGGGTGCCGGGGCCGTACACGATGAGCGGACGTAGCCCCTTGCCCGGCCAGGCGTTGTGGGGCTCGAAGTAGGTGCCTGTCACCGCCATCGGATTTCCGCGAGCATCGTTGCTGCGGTACATGATTCGCGTTCCGTTGGCCATGATCATGCCCAGCTCACCCGACGGTTCCAGCACCAACCGCGACGGCTCGGTACGGATCAGGTCGCCCGGCTGTCCGGGCGGTAACGGCACCGGCGGCGTATAAAACGCCTGATACTCGTCTTCGTTGAAGTACGGGTGATGGTCATCGATGGTCGGGTCGTCAGCGTGCGCGTACGGCACGAAAAGCGATGCGAGAGCAATGAGCATGGCGACTACTACGACCCCCCAGCGCACACAGGGACCGTAACAGAATCGGTATGGCCGAAGACAAGTCACGCCAACAAATAAGTTCGGTTATGCCGCGGGCGGGGCAGATGTGCGCCCACTGTCGGTTTCCTGTGCAAGGCCTTGGGAAACCGCGCACCGGCATACGGCAAACCCCAGACTGGTAACAGACAGCCGCACCTCCGTTAGACATGAGGAGTTTCCGATGCTCAACCTTCAGACCGCACGCCGGCTGGTGATTCCCTTGTTCGCCGGCGCGGCCTCGTGTGCCGCACTGCTTGGCGTATCCCCTATCGCGTTGGCGGACAACGGGATGAATCCGCCCACCTGCACCACAGCCGATCTCGAAGGTGTCCGGGCCGGGGTCGATGCGTCGACATCGGCCTATCTGTTCACCCACCCCGACTTGAATGGTTTCATGAGCACGCTTTCTGGCCTGTCACGCGAACAGGTCACCGAGCATGTCACGACCTACATGGAGACTCATCCGCAGGAGAAGTCGGAGATGACCGGCATCCGTCAGCCGTTGATGGACATCAAGAACCACTGCGGCTCGATCGTCAATCCCTGACCGCGCAGAGCAAAAGCCCCTGACACGAACGCGTCAGGGGCTTCGCTTCGGCGGACAGAGATCAGTAGCGGTAGTGCTCCGGCTTGTACGGGCCCTCGACGTCCACGCCGATGTACTCCGCCTGCTCCTTGGTGAGCTTGGTCAGCGTGCCGCCGAGCGCTTCGACGTGGATGCGCGCCACCTTCTCATCGAGGTGCTTGGCCAAGCGGTACACCGCGTTGTCGTACTCGTCGTTCTTGGTCCACAGCTCGATCTGCGCGATCACCTGGTTGGAGAAGCTGTTGCTCATCACGAACGACGGGTGACCGGTCGCGTTACCCAGGTTCAGCAGACGACCCTCGGACAGCACGATGATCGACTTACCGGAATCGCCGAAGACCCACTCGTCGACCTGCGGCTTGATGTTGATCCGCGTGGCGCCCGAGCGCTCCAGGCGCGCCATCTCGATCTCGTCGTCGAAGTGGCCGATGTTGCCCAGTATCGCCTGGTGCTTCATCGCCTTCATGTGCTCGAGGGTGATGATGCCCTGATTGCCGGTCGCCGTGATGACGATGTCCGCCCAGCCGATCGCTTCTTCGACCGACTTGACCTCGAAGCCATCCATCAACGCCTGCAGCGCGTTGATCGGGTCGATCTCGGTGACCGCGACTCGGGCGCCCTGAGCCTTGAGGGCCTCGGCGCAGCCCTTACCGACATCGCCGTAGCCACAGACCAGGGCAGCCTTGCCGCCGATGAGTACGTCGGTGCCGCGGTTGATGCCGTCGATCAGCGAATGCCGGGTGCCGTACTTGTTGTCGAACTTGCTCTTGGTGACCGAGTCGTTGACGTTGATCGCGGGGAACGGAAGATCACCGGCCGCCTCGAACTGGTACAGGCGTAGCACTCCGGTTGTCGTCTCCTCGGTGACACCCTTGACCGCCTCGGCGATCTTCGTCCACTTGTCCTTCTCGGTCTCGAACCGCGTCCGCACCAGGTTCAGGAAGACCTTCCACTCGGCCGAGTCGTCGTCTTCGGCGGGCGGTACGACGCCGGCCTTCTCATACTGCGCACCGCGCAGCACCAGCATGGTCGCGTCGCCGCCGTCGTCGAGGATCATGTTGGCGGGCTCACCCGCCCAGGTGAGCATCTGTTCTGCGGCCCACCAGTACTCCTCGAGCGTCTCGCCCTTCCAGGCGAACACCGGAGTGCCCTTGGGCTCCTCGGGAGTCCCGTTCGGTCCGACGACGACGGCCGCCGCCGCGTGGTCCTGGGTGGAGAAGATGTTGCACGACGCCCACCGCACTTCGGCGCCGAGCGCGACCAGGGTCTCGATCAGCACGGCGGTCTGGACCGTCATGTGCAGCGAGCCCGAGATGCGCGCGCCCTTGAGCGGCTGCACATCGTGGTACTCCCGGCGAAGCGCCATCAGCCCGGGCATCTCGTGCTCGGCCAGCCGAATCTCCTTGCGGCCGAACTCGGCCAGCGACAGGTCAGCAACCTTGTAATCGATGCCGTTGCGGACGTCGACCTTCAACTCAGTCATGGATTTCTAGAGCCCTTCTTCGTTCGTCTTTGCCTCTGGGGGCACAGATGTGCCCAGCCAACCCCTCGGCCTGCGGGCTCGCGGGACAGGCGCTCGTGCATGTGAAACGACGAAGGCGCTCTGACAGCTAAGAGGTATCCCCAACACCGTAGCGTTCGGCGAACGGCGTCATCAAACGGGCCAGGTCAGATGCGACATCGTGATCTGCTTCGGGCGGCATCGACACGTAGCTCATGGCGAGGCGGACGATCGCCCGCGCCAGCACTCCCGCGTCCTCATCGCTGCATCTGACCCAGCTGTCGACGAAGGTCGCAGTCAGCCGCTGAGAGCAGTGCGTGATGATCGGACCGCTGTCGGTGGTGATCAGCTGGAGCAGATCGGGTTTGAAGTCGCCGGTGAGCAGCGAGATCACCAGCGGATCGGCGGCCGATTCGGTGAAGAAGTCCCGAAAGCCCTGGACGAAGGCCGCGTGCACGTCGCCCTCGTTGCCGACGATCGCGTCGTCGATCTGGTCGACGAGCCGGTCGGCCAGGCGCAGCGCATACGCCTGCGCCAGACCTTGGCGCGAGCCGAACTCGTTGTAGATGGTCTGACGGCTGATACCCGCGGCCTTGGCGACGTGCGACAGCGTGATCGCCGACCAGTCGCGGCTGAGCAGTTCCTCGCGCATGCCGTCGAGAATCGAATCGCGCAGCAACACCCTCGACGCTTCGGCGTACGGGATGCGCTGCGCGGTCCGGCGGTCGCGAGAGCTTCTCACCCTCGCGACACTAGTCATTCCCGTCGCTTCGCTCGCCTGGCCACAGTCACGAACGTGCCACCTCCACCATCTCGAAGTCGGACTTCGCGGCCCCGCAGTCCGGGCAGCTCCAGTCGTCGGGGATGTCGTCCCAACGCGTCCCGGGGGCGATGCCGTCCTCCGGCCAACCCTTCGCCTCGTCGTACTCGAATCCACACTGCACGCAGATGAACAGTTTGTAGTCGTTCATTTCATTGCTCCCATCTCTTCGAAATCGACCTTCTCGCGTACTGCGCAGTCGGGGCAGCACCATTCGTCGGGGATGTCGTTCCATGCGGTGCCCGCGGGAAACCCTTCCCGCGGTGCACCTTTCGTCT contains:
- a CDS encoding lipase family protein, which translates into the protein MLIALASLFVPYAHADDPTIDDHHPYFNEDEYQAFYTPPVPLPPGQPGDLIRTEPSRLVLEPSGELGMIMANGTRIMYRSNDARGNPMAVTGTYFEPHNAWPGKGLRPLIVYGPGTQGQGDQCAPSRQFNQGIHWSPWLDLAFNYEELFVATMVARGFAIVMTDYEGLGTPGLHTYANRVSQGHAMLDAARAAKNLPGTSLTRDGPLAFWGYSQGGGAAASAAEMADSYAPELNIVGSYAGAPPADLKALFPFIDGSMLIGAVGYALNGVITAYPEHEAAIRATLTPRGADMLFKVQDQCVAETLTKFMFRHLQPYFNQDIFALVEQEPFKSLFDEQKLGRMKPNAPVLINSNRFDPLVPWAPAMQMGRDWCAQGADIEARTNEQPPFLNKAMINHGLPMLVDGEPAMQWIADRFNGLPTTPNCGQF
- a CDS encoding dTMP kinase; translation: MLIVIEGVDGAGKRTLTNGLRTAFEGARKTVTTLSFPRYHESITADLAAEALHGAHGDLAESVHAMAVLFALDRAGAKAEIARRADTYDVVILDRYVASNAAYSAARLHQGADGEVVEWVRDLEYGRLQLPKPDAQILLAVPIELAAARADHRAREEADRAKDAYERDDGLQRRTGQVYAELAAANWCGPWKVAPPEVDAAKLAAELVQ
- the mtrA gene encoding two-component system response regulator MtrA; amino-acid sequence: MDTMRQRILVVDDDPSLAEMLTIVLRGEGFDTAVIGDGTQALTAVRELRPDLVLLDLMLPGMNGIDVCRVLRADSGVPIVMLTAKTDTVDVVLGLESGADDYVMKPFKPKELVARVRARLRRNEDEPAEMLSIADVDIDVPAHKVTRLGEQISLTPLEFDLLVALARKPRQVFTRDVLLEQVWGYRHPADTRLVNVHVQRLRAKVEKDPENPQVVLTVRGVGYKAGPP
- the ahcY gene encoding adenosylhomocysteinase — translated: MTELKVDVRNGIDYKVADLSLAEFGRKEIRLAEHEMPGLMALRREYHDVQPLKGARISGSLHMTVQTAVLIETLVALGAEVRWASCNIFSTQDHAAAAVVVGPNGTPEEPKGTPVFAWKGETLEEYWWAAEQMLTWAGEPANMILDDGGDATMLVLRGAQYEKAGVVPPAEDDDSAEWKVFLNLVRTRFETEKDKWTKIAEAVKGVTEETTTGVLRLYQFEAAGDLPFPAINVNDSVTKSKFDNKYGTRHSLIDGINRGTDVLIGGKAALVCGYGDVGKGCAEALKAQGARVAVTEIDPINALQALMDGFEVKSVEEAIGWADIVITATGNQGIITLEHMKAMKHQAILGNIGHFDDEIEMARLERSGATRINIKPQVDEWVFGDSGKSIIVLSEGRLLNLGNATGHPSFVMSNSFSNQVIAQIELWTKNDEYDNAVYRLAKHLDEKVARIHVEALGGTLTKLTKEQAEYIGVDVEGPYKPEHYRY
- a CDS encoding rubredoxin, with the protein product MSAYRCPGCDYVYDETKGAPREGFPAGTAWNDIPDEWCCPDCAVREKVDFEEMGAMK
- a CDS encoding heme-binding protein translates to MLNLQTARRLVIPLFAGAASCAALLGVSPIALADNGMNPPTCTTADLEGVRAGVDASTSAYLFTHPDLNGFMSTLSGLSREQVTEHVTTYMETHPQEKSEMTGIRQPLMDIKNHCGSIVNP
- the alkX gene encoding TetR family transcriptional regulator AlkX, coding for MTSVARVRSSRDRRTAQRIPYAEASRVLLRDSILDGMREELLSRDWSAITLSHVAKAAGISRQTIYNEFGSRQGLAQAYALRLADRLVDQIDDAIVGNEGDVHAAFVQGFRDFFTESAADPLVISLLTGDFKPDLLQLITTDSGPIITHCSQRLTATFVDSWVRCSDEDAGVLARAIVRLAMSYVSMPPEADHDVASDLARLMTPFAERYGVGDTS
- a CDS encoding DUF899 domain-containing protein → MTTHAVGTREQWRAAYERQLADEKELTRRATELARTRQELPWVPVDKEYVFDTTTGERTLAELFDGRSQLIVRHFMHGPKTPEGCPGCTFETDNLVGAVQHLAHRDVTFLLASRSPLPVLTAYKERMGWDVEWVSSGGSDFDADFFEHMYVPTPRRDPGPGGGGMLDVMELMALSCFALQDGTVFHTYSTYDRGTEALNATWQLLDRAPKGRGDDFSHWPRKRDEYDN
- a CDS encoding rubredoxin, which translates into the protein MNDYKLFICVQCGFEYDEAKGWPEDGIAPGTRWDDIPDDWSCPDCGAAKSDFEMVEVARS
- the mtrB gene encoding MtrAB system histidine kinase MtrB produces the protein MIWSSRRRIHRRSAPLVRGLGALGRAMGLAWRRSLQLRVVTLTLGLSLAVILALGFVLTSQITDRILEVKVRAATEEIDRARGTVSGIVGGEETRSLDSSLQLARNTLIDRTADAGPGLAGAFDAVLVVPGDGPRAATAAGPVQQVPNALREFVKAGQVSYQYAAVNTEGFSGPALIIGSPTSSPVANLELYLIFPLSNEESTIALVRGTMATGGVVLLGLLAVIALVVARQIVLPVRSASRIAERFAEGHLTERMPVRGEDDMARLAVSFNDMAESLHRQITSLEEFGNLQRRFTSDVSHELRTPLTTVRMAADLIHDHSDDLDPALRRSTELMVSELDRFETLLNDLLEISRHDAGVAELSVEAVDLRATVQSALDNVGHLAADAEIELIVDMPTEDVIAEVDPRRVERILRNLIANAIDHAEHKPVRIRMGVDDDTVAVTVRDYGIGLRPGEEKLVFSRFWRSDPSRVRRSGGTGLGLAISIEDARLHQGRLEAWGEPGKGACFRLTLPLVRGHKVTTSPLPLKPVEPERAPQRSTRETEAV